From the Glandiceps talaboti chromosome 12, keGlaTala1.1, whole genome shotgun sequence genome, one window contains:
- the LOC144442991 gene encoding somatostatin receptor type 3-like, giving the protein MARNVSAAQVTAMRSSMNVHKSNITLLVDEENTIPSLDNTADDGNLNSELILVLPIVYVGICLAGTISNGIVIVVLVMRAALKNVATIFMLNLALADLLFMITLPFSAHSLSKGTWGYGIALCKFVRGFDGMNQFTGIFLLSAMSVDRYFAIVRPMAFRRIRTVKHAHIVSSLMWLTSLAVSLPLWIFATVTEDVTKGVASCDVLWPHHTESSLIFLVSAFGIGFVIPLVVIAIFYTKLSCYLYSVHRSASRLSMAPFVREGSRRLAVIIVIIVLAFIVCWLPFYVTNFITMTLPRGKKVPYSFFIFYIFAVFLSYVNSCLNPLIYFCLGSGLKKKHFENRRLEKFSKGRLPRIAETEV; this is encoded by the coding sequence ATGGCAAGGAATGTGTCAGCTGCTCAAGTTACAGCCATGCGATCGTCAATGAATGTACACAAGTCAAACATTACACTTCTCGTGGATGAAGAAAACACAATACCTTCACTCGACAATACTGCTGATGATGGAAACTTGAATTCTGAGCTTATCCTTGTTTTACCCATTGTCTATGTAGGTATATGTCTTGCTGGAACAATAAGCAACGGGATCGTCATAGTGGTTTTGGTTATGCGTGCTGCTTTGAAGAATGTGGCTACCATATTTATGTTGAACTTGGCACTTGCCGATCTTTTATTCATGATAACCTTGCCCTTCTCGGCCCACTCACTGTCTAAAGGAACTTGGGGCTACGGTATAGCACTCTGCAAGTTCGTTAGAGGCTTCGATGGTATGAACCAATTCACGGGGATTTTTCTCCTCTCTGCCATGAGTGTTGATCGTTATTTTGCAATAGTCCGCCCGATGGCATTCCGAAGAATCCGTACAGTGAAACATGCTCATATTGTGAGTTCCTTGATGTGGCTTACGTCCCTGGCCGTGAGTCTGCCTTTGTGGATATTTGCGACGGTGACAGAAGATGTCACAAAAGGGGTTGCATCGTGCGACGTCTTGTGGCCACATCACACTGAGAGTTCTCTCATTTTCTTGGTATCGGCCTTTGGCATTGGGTTTGTAATACCTCTTGTCGTAATAGCAATTTTTTATACGAAGTTGTCTTGTTATCTGTATAGCGTTCACAGATCTGCCAGCCGACTTTCAATGGCACCGTTTGTGCGGGAAGGGTCTCGACGGCTTGCCGTAATAATAGTAATCATCGTCTTAGCGTTCATCGTCTGTTGGTTGCCGTTCTACGTCACTAACTTTATAACAATGACTCTACCAAGAGGTAAAAAAGTGCCATATTCTTTCTTCATTTTCTACATTTTTGCAGTATTTCTTAGTTATGTGAACAGCTGTCTAAACCCTCTCATCTACTTCTGTCTCGGTTCTGGATTGAAGAAAAAACACTTCGAGAATAGAAGACTGGAAAAGTTTTCGAAAGGTCGACTTCCTAGGATTGCAGAGACTGAAGTATAA